Below is a window of Dermacentor variabilis isolate Ectoservices unplaced genomic scaffold, ASM5094787v1 scaffold_14, whole genome shotgun sequence DNA.
GGACCCGTACACCAAAAAAGATATAGCAAAAATAGAAAACGTGCAAAGACGGGCTGTGCGCTTCATTCACAATAAATCCAAGAGAACTGATTTTCTATCTGCTTTAATGGCCTCCAACGAAATTAAACCTCTTCAGATAAGACGGAAAATTGCTCGATTAACGTTTCTTCATTTACTCATCCAGGGAAAGTTTGGAATTTCTTCTTCACCTTATGTTACACCTTCATCTACCcgaaaaacccgtcaccaacaTACCCATGCCCTAACACCATATTTTGCGAAAACAAACTTGTTTAAACACTCATACTTTCCGCGCACAATAAACGATTGGAATGCACTGCCTGAACAGATTGTCTCAAGTGACAGTTTTGAAAGAAATCTTAGCAATGAATTTTGATGTGCAGATTGATGTGCAATGTATTTCCTTAGACTTGTTTCACTCATTTGTGTCATGTGTCAAACTTTTTGTCTATGTAGTACCTTTATGGCGTTTGTAAATATGCCTTGTTATCTGCCCTTCCTGCTTGGACCACATGAGGTCtgcagtattatgtaaataaaaaaaaacagtacaatACGTTAACAAAGGAAGGCCCCGGTTCCCGTGATTTGCTTGGCTCATTAGTGTACACATGCTAACAGGCATCACAGGAGGCAAAGTGCACTTACCAGTCATATGGATTGGTTCTCCTCCTGCTTCTTGTGATCCGACCATAAGCCACGCTGTGCTTTTGGCAACTCTTCTTTGAAGGTTAACGACAGGACCGTTGATCAATCCCTGCACTCTTTCTCCAGCACTCGCTGCATGCTGGTGCCTGTCACCCACAAGTGTGTAGACCGAACTTATTTGGATGGAGCTGGTAAGGTCGCTAGGTCCAGCGGCTCCTGTTTCACTTTGGCGCACGTTCACATCTCTCACACTGCCAATGAATGATGACTGATGACGACCATCCAATTCGATACATGCTGCCACGTTTTGCATGCTGGTTTGGTGCCCCTCCAGCCCAtctttcagcacccgcacatttttttcttgagCGGCCTCACACTGCTGACCATCACCGAGACCTGCTTGAATGAATTGCTGCACTGCGCTACCATAGGGACTGGTTGCCACCACCGTCTGCACTGCCCCGCTCTCTGGCCAGCTTACAGTTCCCGCACCAGTGGATCCCGAGGCCTTCTGAATATCGCCGGCTAAACCTTGTTTCGGGCGGATGGGTCTCAGACCAGCAACAATGTTGCTTGCTGCCACCACTGTGGCCTTCACTGCTGTGCTCCGCTGCCGATTCCCATCCTCCACAGTGTCACTGCCCGAGGCCAGTGGAAGATGCGCCGGTGCGTATTCTCCTTGACCCGTGTCATGTTGGGGTTCAGATTGGACATTTGAGCAGGCCGAGCTCTGGCACAGGGTGGAACTGCTAGCATGTTCTTCTCTCCCTTCCTGACAAGTTCTGTTTTCTATGTCGACGGGGATCAGACGACTTACAAATACCTCGGGCGCCCCTTCAGCTGTCACTGGTATCGCCTCATGGTCGTGTCTACCTACAGCAGTCGCACATTCTGTATCCTCGCCTGGCCAAGCAGAGAAGTTGTACGATTCAACTGCGCCCACTGTTTGCCTACGATTTGCCATGCTGCTGCACAATGCCGTTACGTGAACGAGATCGAACGAGTGTGCTTCCGTCTTCTCTGCTACTCCCTGTCGGTGTCCAATTTCAACTCCCGCACAGTCTTTGTTTGAGTGACTAACAGCAGCAACATTTTTTTCTCGCACTAGTTGCATTGtgtctgctctggcagctcgctGGCATCCAGTAGGTGCCAAACTTTGGTTCGAGGAGCTGGAGAGCCAGTCTTTGCCCGAAGTTTCAACACCTGCATGGTCATCGAAAAAGCTAATTAGTGGCTTATTTGGAACATGAAGGACACAGTCTGGCTGCTAAGGGAATGCGtgccaaaacaaagcaaaaagaaaaacattagtGACAACACTGGCGGCACTTCCAAACGAGTGTTTTAGGATACGGGCCCGTGTATACTGCAGCAATGGATGCACAGGAAATACGAGATAACCTAACAAGATAACCAACAGTCGAAGCATCTGAATTGCCACCAGTGTCATTGTCCCCGATTTTCTCTCTGTTTCTGTACGCATTTTTTAAGAGGCAACCAGGCTCTTCTACATGTTCTATCTAGGGACGTATTCTCCGATGGTCACATGCAgagatatcactttcagtgcatGCTGACTGGTTGGTTGAACAAAACCACTCGAATCATACACTGTGTCATGTACTACATTACGCAAAAATGGTAGTGTCACCGAAAATGATCGTTCAACACCTAGAGTCAAATAGCTTGGTGGCAATTCACAGTGCAAGCAATACCAGAGCGAAATGTGGAAAAATAACGCAGCACAACCGAGTTTGAGCTTTTCGTTCTTTCAACAATATCAACCAATTATTCCAGCAAACACATAAGAACCTCATCAATAGCAAAAACACATGCAAAGATACAAAGACAAGCAAAGATTTAGAGATCACGGCATCAGCCAACATTTTCAGTATCTTGTGGCACAACCGTGCAATTTGTAATTCTGTCAGCGCATTGTACTGGTAGAACCCACAGACCTGGGCCATGACGCTCAATTTCCAGCTCTATGCATAGGCTGCGAAAAGAACATGTCGCCGCATTTGTGGCCCTCGGATGGTTGCACGTGACTGTACACCTAAAACATGCTTGACCACAGTGCACAGAGAAGAAAACGTGTGCAATATGAATTGCACTGTCTGCTGACACACCACAAAAGTAAATGCATATGGTTTGCAACTAATTTCACTTTGCAAGATGAGACTATGCACAGGACTTGGCAGATGATGAGATTCATATTGGGAACAGAGAAACACATCACGACTTGAACATTCTATTCCTAATATGAATCTGTTTCCCAACCAGATGAGATGTTGGTAAATAACAATTGTGTGAGCACCAACCACTGTGCCTGTGGAACAACCCTAATGGAACGACCTTATTTGCAAAACAAATAGGAAAAATGATCTCATACTCCGGTCTGCGTCCTGGGATCCAGAATCCGCCTGGGTATTTGGTAGTCACCAGAAATGAAAAGTACAGATGTGCAGAATGCTTGAAACAAAAACCACCAAGTTTCTTTCATTGCTTCCGATAAGAACCTGGTTTTCTTGAAGTAGGTAAAACTAGATGCTGCATAAGTGACCTCCTAAGAGAACACtacaacaatgtaaaaaaagtgTTCAATAGATGACTTGCCCTTAGGTGTAATGTGTGTAGTTGTGAACTGCTTTTTGCCCAGTGTAGTTTTCAGCAGAAGCAGTGACAGGCTTGCATGCAAAATACCAGGAGTAATATTGTGGTGAAGTTCTGGTAGTGTAAGCACCACATCTGTGCAACTTCCATGCAgcgccacctgctttattataacctcaggtgctctcccgaGGCCTCCACCTGCCGGTTACAGGtgccttcctggagcagtgcttgtaaaaagtCCACTCGATCGTCGCAACAAAAAAAGTGACCTGCGACttatgcaacaccagtcagaaccttgccacttcagacacagtgatgtccaaatggggcgtccgtgcccactgccccGCCGCACGGGCAGCCAgcagcggagcgtaaacaaactcaatCGCACTCCGCAACGCCGGCATGTTTAGGGGACAAACACATACAAcacacgctaagaaacctcctccgtagtgcctaggccaAGTCATATATTTAAGGAGCAAatgccccagattttctctctcacgcccgctcttacgCCTGTGCGCGGAGAGGGTTGTGGTGTCGTGCAAACAaggactcgcatcatgccgaaGGTTGGACAAAAAATACGCCGGGTTCTCAGCAtcgaagaaaaattagacattgttcgtgctattgaacttgacacgaagaagtcagcgctggcacATGACAGgaatctactgttgactacggtgtgtggcatttggaatgagAAGCAGTTCCTTGGCAGCGTTGCTGCGACCGCGAGGAGATGTCAACAACAAGGTTCGACTACGAGGTTCGACTacgggcgggggggaggggggggttaattcaaactttcaggcagtgttcgGCGAGTCCTTTTGCAGAGACCTTGCAGTAGCAGAATTAGCTCACTTAAAAATTTATCGGAGTGGCTTTGCTgaaaacatggtccagactgacgACCCTTCACAAGCAAcaggtgttggagggttgtgtGGCACATCAATGAGCGGAATTCAGTCCTAGTTTTTCGCGCATGCTAAAAATACTCTCACACACTGTGTAGCTATGCGGTAACACGATTAAATTcagcatcaccttagcaactcggtgaaacatgttttccatc
It encodes the following:
- the LOC142567709 gene encoding uncharacterized protein LOC142567709 isoform X1, coding for MSCCAFGCRSRISEGKKLFTIPSGKADELRRKEWVRRIGRENFTPTTSTRLCEDHFTDDQFEAIVLERYGVKKLRRDAVPTIFCYDKNAKISSIKILAKRRIRMTKNSCFYKPSWKKAPPEAPQKSEGQPSRSMVQISVNEVLPSQEALPMCVETSGKDWLSSSSNQSLAPTGCQRAARADTMQLVREKNVAAVSHSNKDCAGVEIGHRQGVAEKTEAHSFDLVHVTALCSSMANRRQTVGAVESYNFSAWPGEDTECATAVGRHDHEAIPVTAEGAPEVFVSRLIPVDIENRTCQEGREEHASSSTLCQSSACSNVQSEPQHDTGQGEYAPAHLPLASGSDTVEDGNRQRSTAVKATVVAASNIVAGLRPIRPKQGLAGDIQKASGSTGAGTVSWPESGAVQTVVATSPYGSAVQQFIQAGLGDGQQCEAAQEKNVRVLKDGLEGHQTSMQNVAACIELDGRHQSSFIGSVRDVNVRQSETGAAGPSDLTSSIQISSVYTLVGDRHQHAASAGERVQGLINGPVVNLQRRVAKSTAWLMVGSQEAGGEPIHMTVADFQRPDNPLSALKHVVDVDADALACMLDRRPLTSEEDLWDRIDDLEEKLLRAQKRLAVVRAQRRRVLVENRALRVQVRRLLRRKTYHPRRLHTSAGFSS
- the LOC142567709 gene encoding uncharacterized protein LOC142567709 isoform X2 — translated: MSCCAFGCRSRISEGKKLFTIPSGKADELRRKEWVRRIGRENFTPTTSTRLCEDHFTDDQFEAIVLERYGVKKLRRDAVPTIFCYDKNAKISSIKILAKRRIRMTKNSCFYKPSWKKAPPEAPQKSEGQPSRSMVQISVNEVLPSQEALPMCVETSGKDWLSSSSNQSLAPTGCQRAARADTMQLVREKNVAAVSHSNKDCAGVEIGHRQGVAEKTEAHSFDLVHVTALCSSMANRRQTVGAVESYNFSAWPGEDTECATAVGRHDHEAIPVTAEGAPEVFVSRLIPVDIENRTCQEGREEHASSSTLCQSSACSNVQSEPQHDTGQGEYAPAHLPLASGSDTVEDGNRQRSTAVKATVVAASNIVAGLRPIRPKQGLAGDIQKASGSTGAGTVSWPESGAVQTVVATSPYGSAVQQFIQAGLGDGQQCEAAQEKNVRVLKDGLEGHQTSMQNVAACIELDGRHQSSFIGSVRDVNVRQSETGAAGPSDLTSSIQISSVYTLVGDRHQHAASAGERVQGLINGPVVNLQRRVAKSTAWLMVGSQEAGGEPIHMTVADFQRPDNPLSALKHVVDVDVSFGAAMSRGRSRDYCIFF
- the LOC142567709 gene encoding uncharacterized protein LOC142567709 isoform X4, which gives rise to MTKNSCFYKPSWKKAPPEAPQKSEGQPSRSMVQISVNEVLPSQEALPMCVETSGKDWLSSSSNQSLAPTGCQRAARADTMQLVREKNVAAVSHSNKDCAGVEIGHRQGVAEKTEAHSFDLVHVTALCSSMANRRQTVGAVESYNFSAWPGEDTECATAVGRHDHEAIPVTAEGAPEVFVSRLIPVDIENRTCQEGREEHASSSTLCQSSACSNVQSEPQHDTGQGEYAPAHLPLASGSDTVEDGNRQRSTAVKATVVAASNIVAGLRPIRPKQGLAGDIQKASGSTGAGTVSWPESGAVQTVVATSPYGSAVQQFIQAGLGDGQQCEAAQEKNVRVLKDGLEGHQTSMQNVAACIELDGRHQSSFIGSVRDVNVRQSETGAAGPSDLTSSIQISSVYTLVGDRHQHAASAGERVQGLINGPVVNLQRRVAKSTAWLMVGSQEAGGEPIHMTVADFQRPDNPLSALKHVVDVDADALACMLDRRPLTSEEDLWDRIDDLEEKLLRAQKRLAVVRAQRRRVLVENRALRVQVRRLLRRKTYHPRRLHTSAGFSS
- the LOC142567709 gene encoding uncharacterized protein LOC142567709 isoform X3 is translated as MTTGRIRMTKNSCFYKPSWKKAPPEAPQKSEGQPSRSMVQISVNEVLPSQEALPMCVETSGKDWLSSSSNQSLAPTGCQRAARADTMQLVREKNVAAVSHSNKDCAGVEIGHRQGVAEKTEAHSFDLVHVTALCSSMANRRQTVGAVESYNFSAWPGEDTECATAVGRHDHEAIPVTAEGAPEVFVSRLIPVDIENRTCQEGREEHASSSTLCQSSACSNVQSEPQHDTGQGEYAPAHLPLASGSDTVEDGNRQRSTAVKATVVAASNIVAGLRPIRPKQGLAGDIQKASGSTGAGTVSWPESGAVQTVVATSPYGSAVQQFIQAGLGDGQQCEAAQEKNVRVLKDGLEGHQTSMQNVAACIELDGRHQSSFIGSVRDVNVRQSETGAAGPSDLTSSIQISSVYTLVGDRHQHAASAGERVQGLINGPVVNLQRRVAKSTAWLMVGSQEAGGEPIHMTVADFQRPDNPLSALKHVVDVDADALACMLDRRPLTSEEDLWDRIDDLEEKLLRAQKRLAVVRAQRRRVLVENRALRVQVRRLLRRKTYHPRRLHTSAGFSS